Genomic window (Polaromonas sp. JS666):
TGTCAGGAACTGGCTGGAAACATCGCCCCGTACCCGGATAGGCTCTTCGATCTTCAGCTGGGCGGGACGCAGGCGCAGCGGTGGATAGCCCTCGTTGCCGAGGTACTCGATGGAGCAGCCCAGTTGCCGGAGCGCATCGACCAGATCGCCGATCGGTCTTTCATGCATGCGGGCAACGCCCGAGAGTTCAAACTCGCCACCCAGCAGCGCCAGGGCGGCCGTCAGGGGGCGCATCGCGGTGCCGGCATTGCCCATGAAAAGCGTGGCTTTGGCCTGTCCGACCTGGCCACCGAGCCCGTCGATGACGGCGGTGGTTCCGTGCTGTGCCACGCTGCAGCCCAGCTGTTTCAGGGCCGCCAGCATCACGGCGGTGTCGTCAGAGGCCAGCAGGTCGTGCACCGTGGTTTGTCCCCGGCTCAGTGCGGCCAGCAGCAGGACGCGGTTGGAAATGCTTTTGGAGCCGGGCAGTCGGACTGTTCCTCCCGCCCGGGCCAGTGGCGGAATATCCAGGTACTCAATATCGAACATGAACCGGGACTTATTTATGGGATTTATGCGAGGACATGCGCCAGTTGGCGCGCGTTTCGCTGGCTTGCTCGATCAGCACCTCCAGCACATCACCACTGCCACCGGAAATCAGCTGCTCCAGTGATTGCAGGGTGTCCTGGAAGATTTTGGACTGCGCCAGCAGTTCTTCGCGGTTGGCAATCAGGATGTCGCGCCACATTTTGGGGTCGCTGGCCGCAATCCGCGTGAAATCGCGAAAGCCGGGTCCCGCCAGGGACAGGTAGTCCTTGCCTTCCTGCTGGCCCGAGATGCCGTTCATCAGGGCAAAAGCGATCAGGTGGGGCAGGTGGCTGACCGCTGCGTAGGCCGCATCATGGGCCTGCGGCGACATCTTCAACACATGGCATCCCAGGGCAGTCCACACCTCGGTGGCCTTTTGCAGCTGGACGGTGAAAGTCCGCTCAATGGGCGTCAGGATGACCTGCTTGCCGCTGTACAGGTCCGCGTCCGCATGCTCGACGCCGGAGACTTCCTTGCCGGTGATGGGGTGGCAGGGAACAAAGGCGCCGACGTTGTCACGCAGGACGCGGCGCGCCGCATCCACCACATCCCGTTTGGTCGAGCCCACGTCCATGATCAGCGTGCTGGGCCCCACCAGATGCCGGATGGCCTTGAAGGTGGCCTCGGTGGCGGAAACCGGGACGGCCAGCAGCACGATATCTGCGCCCGAGACCGCGAGCAGGGCGGAGGGTGCTTCCACGTCGATCACGCCCATCTGGCGGGCGCGCTCGGTGGTAGAGGGGGATTTGCTATAGCCGACGATGCGCTTGACCAGGCCGGCCTGTTTGAGCGCGAGCGCGAAAGAACCGCCCATGAGGCCGCATCCGATGAGACCTAACTGTTCAAACATGAAGCGGTACCGGAAATTTTTGTAATTCTTGCATGGAGCTCTTGCTTGCGCCTCAATCGCTGACGGGGTAGGTGCCGAGAACCTTGTAAAACGCGCACAGTTGCTGCAAATCAGCCAGCGCTGCCTTGACGTGGGGCTGGGACGGGTGGCCTTGCAGGTCAATATAGAAATAGTATTCCCACTGGCCCGATCGTGCCGGACGTGACTCGAAGCGGGTCATCGAAACCCCGTGGGTTTTCAGCGGCACCAGGATGTCGTGCACGGCGCCCGGGCGATTGGGCACGGACACCACCAGGCTCACGCAGTCCTTGCCCGAGGCGGGTGGCGAGGGCAGCGTCTGCGGGAGGCAGACCACGGCAAAACGGGTGCGGTTAAAGGCGTCGTCCTGGATGGCGTGGGCTGCCGTGTGCAGGCCGAATTGCGCTGCCGCCCGATCGCTGGCGATGCCGGCCCACGCCGGATTGGTCGAGGCCAGGCGTGCACCTTCTGCGTTGCTCGACGCGGCCCGGCGTTCCGCATTGGGCAGGTGGGTGGTCAGCCATCCCTGGCACTGTGCCAGGGCCTGAGGATGTGCATACACGGCCTCGATGTCGTCCAGGGAGTCAGACAACCGCAGCAGGTTGTGCCGCACCATCAGGCTGATCTCGCCGACGATGTGCAGCGGCGAGTTCAGGAAGAGGTCAAGCGAGCGCGACACCACGCCTTCGGTGGAGTTCTCAACCGGCACCACGCCATAACCGGCACTGCCCGCCGCCGTGGCACGAAACACTTCATCAATGCTGATGCAGGGCACATGTTCAATGCTGGCGCCAAAAAATTGAAGGGCCGCCTGTTCGCTGAACGTGCCGGCAGGCCCCAGGTAGGCCACACGCACCGGCGATTCGAGGGCCAGGCAGGCCGACATGATTTCGCGCCAGACGGCTGCAACATGTTCGTTCTTGAGCGGACCGGTGTTGGCTTGCTGGATCTGCTCAATGACCTGGGCAACCCGGTCGGGCCGGAAAAAGGGCGTGCCTTCGAGTTTTTTGACATCTCCCACCTGCTCGGCGACCTGCGCGCGGCGGTTCAGGAGTGCCAGCAATTCCTTGTCTATGGCGTCAATCTGGACGCGCAAATCGGCGAGGTTGGCAGTCATATCGGTGCCCGCCCGGC
Coding sequences:
- the pheA gene encoding prephenate dehydratase, coding for MTANLADLRVQIDAIDKELLALLNRRAQVAEQVGDVKKLEGTPFFRPDRVAQVIEQIQQANTGPLKNEHVAAVWREIMSACLALESPVRVAYLGPAGTFSEQAALQFFGASIEHVPCISIDEVFRATAAGSAGYGVVPVENSTEGVVSRSLDLFLNSPLHIVGEISLMVRHNLLRLSDSLDDIEAVYAHPQALAQCQGWLTTHLPNAERRAASSNAEGARLASTNPAWAGIASDRAAAQFGLHTAAHAIQDDAFNRTRFAVVCLPQTLPSPPASGKDCVSLVVSVPNRPGAVHDILVPLKTHGVSMTRFESRPARSGQWEYYFYIDLQGHPSQPHVKAALADLQQLCAFYKVLGTYPVSD
- a CDS encoding prephenate dehydrogenase, which encodes MFEQLGLIGCGLMGGSFALALKQAGLVKRIVGYSKSPSTTERARQMGVIDVEAPSALLAVSGADIVLLAVPVSATEATFKAIRHLVGPSTLIMDVGSTKRDVVDAARRVLRDNVGAFVPCHPITGKEVSGVEHADADLYSGKQVILTPIERTFTVQLQKATEVWTALGCHVLKMSPQAHDAAYAAVSHLPHLIAFALMNGISGQQEGKDYLSLAGPGFRDFTRIAASDPKMWRDILIANREELLAQSKIFQDTLQSLEQLISGGSGDVLEVLIEQASETRANWRMSSHKSHK